A stretch of Oncorhynchus gorbuscha isolate QuinsamMale2020 ecotype Even-year linkage group LG24, OgorEven_v1.0, whole genome shotgun sequence DNA encodes these proteins:
- the LOC124012223 gene encoding mucin-5AC-like: TTAAPTKTAAPTTTGAPTTTTAAPTTTTVAPTTTTPAVPTTTAATTTTAAPTTTGAPITTTAAPTTTTAVPTTTTVAPTTPTSAVPTTTSATTTTAASTTTGAPTTTTGAPTTTTAAPSTTTVAPTTTTVAPTTTTSAVPTTTAATSTTAAPTTTGAPTTTTAAPTSTTVAPTTTTSAAAMTTSTATPSTTAAPTTTMTAAETTTTTTTAPTATTTTADPTTTSVVVSSTAAAEPATTVGPSTTTVAPKTATTAATTTIEATTTTTPSTTATTDAPTTTTPTTTATPEAPTTTTTTTAASATTGTPTTTTAAPTTTTAAPTMTTVAPTTTTSAVPTTTAATTTTAAPTTTAAPTTTAAPTMTTAAPTTTTAAPTTTTVAPTTTTPAVSTTTAATTTTAATTTTGAPTTTTAAPTTTTAAPTTTTVAPTTTTPAVSTTTAATTTTAAPTTTGAPTTTTAAPTTTTAAPTTTTVAPTTTTSAVPTTTAATTTTAAPKTTGAPTTTTVAPKTATTAATTTTEATTTTTPSTTATTDAPTTTTPTTTATIEAPTTTTTTTAASATTGAPTTTTAAPTTTTAAPTTTTVAPTTTTSATTGAPTTTTVGPKTATTAATTTTEATTTTTPSTTATTDAPTTTTPTTTATTEAPTTTTTTTAASAT, from the exons acaactgcagcacctacgaaaactgcagcacctacgacaactggagcacctactacgacaactgcagcacctactacgacaactgtagctcccacaacaactactcctgcagttcctacgacaactgctgctactacgacaactgcagcacctacgacaactggagcacctattacgacaactgcagcacctactacgaccactgcagtgcctactacaacaactgtagctcccacaacacctacttctgcagttcctacgacaacttcagctactacgacaactgcagcatctacgacaactggagcacctactacgacaactggagcacctactacgacaactgcagcaccttctaCGACCACTGtggcacctactacgacaactgtagctcccacaacaactacttctgcagttcctacgacaactgcagctacttcgacaactgcagcacctacgacaactggagcacctactacgaccactgcagcgcctacttcgacaactgtagctcccacaacaactacttctgcagcTGCTATGACAACCTCAACCGCAACACCTTctacaactgcagctcctacaaccaCTATGACTGCTGCAGAaactactacgacaaccacaactgcaCCTACAGCTACAACCACAACTGCAGATCCTACTACAACATCAGTTGTAGTTTCAAGCACTGCAGCAGCTGAACCTGCAACAACTGTAGGTCCtagtacgacaactgtagctcctaaaaCAGCTACAACTGCAGCAACTACTACAATTGAAGCTACGACAACAACCACACCTTCCACTACAGCTACAACTGACGCTCCGACAACAACCACACCTACTACGACAGCTACACCTgaagctcctacgaccactacaacGACAACTGCAGCTTCTGCGACAACTGgaacacctactacgacaactgcagcacctactacgaccactgcagcgcctactatgacaactgtagctcccacaacaactacttctgcagttcctacgacaactgcagctactacgacaactgcagcacctacgacaactgcagcacctacgacaactgcagcacctactatgacaactgcagcacctactacgaccactgcagcgcctactacgacaactgtagctcccacaacaactactcctgcagtttctacgacaactgcagctactacgacaactgcagcaactacgacaactggagcacctactacgacaactgcagcacctactacgaccactgcagcgcctactacgacaactgtagctcccacaacaactactcctgcagtttctacgacaactgcagctactacgacaactgcagcacctacgacaactggagcacctactacgacaactgcagcacctactacgaccactgcagcacctactacgacaactgtagctcccacaacaactacttctgcagttcctacgacaactgcagctacgacgacaactgcagcacctaagacaactggagcacctactacgacaactgtagctcctaaaaCAGCTACAACTGCAGCAACTACTACAACTGAAGCTACGACAACAACCACACCTTCCACTACAGCTACAACTGACGCTCCGACAACAACCACACCTACTACGACAGCTACAATTGAAGCTCCTACAACCACTACAACGACAACTGCAGCTTctgcgacaactggagcacctactacgacaactgcagcacctactacgaccactgcagcgcctactacgacaacagtagctcccacaacaactacttctgca acaactggagcacctactacgacaactgtaggtCCTAAAACAGCTACAACTGCAGCAACTACTACAACTGAAGCTACGACAACAACCACACCTTCCACTACAGCTACAACTGACGCTCCGACAACAACCACACCTACTACGACAGCTACAACTgaagctcctacgaccactacaacgacaactgcagcttctgcgaca
- the LOC124012224 gene encoding mucin-5AC-like: TAATTTTAAPTTTGAPTTTTSAPTTTGATTTTTAAPTTTTAAPTMTTVAPTTTTSAVPMTTAATTTTAAPTTTAAPTTTTAAPTTTAVAPTTTTPAVPMTTATTTTTAAPTTTAAPTTTTAAPTTTTVAPTTTTPAVPTTTAATTATAAPTTTTAAPTTTAAHCSSPTTATVAPTTTTSAVPTTTAATTTTAAPTTTGAPTTTTAAPTTTTAAPTTTTVAPTTTTPAVPSTTAATTTTAAPTTTTAAPTTTTATPTTTTAAPSTTTTTTPSTTATTDAPTTTTPTTTATTEAPTTTTTTTAASATTGAPTTTTAAPTTTTAAPTTTTVAPTTTTPAVPTTTAATTTTAAPTTTGAPTTTGAPTTTTAAPTTTTAAPTTTTVAPTTTTSAVPTTTTVATTTTAAPTTTGAPTTTTAAPTTTGAPTTTTAAPTTTTAAPTTTTAAPTTTTVAPTTTTSATTTTPTTTATTEAPTTTTTTTEASATTGAPTTTTAAPTTTTAAPTTTTVAPTTTTSAVPTTTAATTTTAAPTTTGAPTTTGAPTTTTAAPTTTTAAPTTTTVAPTTTTSAVPTTTTATTTTAAPTTTGAPTTTTAAPTTTGAPTTTTATPTTTTAAPSTTTVAPKTATTAATTTTEATTTTTPSTTATTDAPTTTTPTTTATTEAPTTTTTTTAASATTGAPTTTTPAATTITAAPTTTGAPTTTTAAPTMTTVAPTTTTSAVPTTTAATTTTAAPTTTGAPTTTTAAPTTTGATTTTTAAPTTTTAAPSTTTVAPKTATTAATTTPEATTTTTPSTTATTDAPTTTTPTTTATTEAPTTTTTTTAASATTGAPTTTTAAPTTTTAAPTTTTVAPTTTTSAVPMTTAATTTTAAPTTTGAPTTTTTAPTTTTAAPTMTTVAPTTTTSAVPT, encoded by the exons actgcagctactacgacaactgcagcacctacgacaactggagcacctacaaCGACAACttcagcacctacgacaactggagcaactactacgacaactgcagcacctactacgaccactgcagcgcctactatgacaactgtagctcccacaacaactacttctgcagttcctatgacaactgcagctactacgacaactgcagcacctacgacaactgcagcacctacaacgaccactgcagcgcctactacgacagctgtagctcccacaacaactactcctgcagttcctatGACAACTGCaactactacgacaactgcagcacctacgacaactgcagcacctacaacgaccactgcagcgcctactacgacaactgtagctcccacaacaactactcctgcagttcctacgacaactgcagctactactgcaactgcagcacctactacgacaactgcagcacctactacaactGCAGCACACTGCAGCAGCCCTACTACggcaactgtagctcccacaacaactacttctgcagttcctacgacaactgcagctactacgacaactgcagcacctacgacaactggagcacctactacgacaactgcagcacctactacgaccactgcagcacctactacgacaactgtagctcccacaacaactactcctgcagttccttcgacaactgcagctactacgacaactgcagcacctactacgacaactgcagcacctactacgacaactgcaacacctactacgaccactgcagcgcctagtacgacaact ACAACCACACCTTCCACTACAGCTACAACTGACGCTCCGACAACAACCACACCTACTACGACAGCTACAACTgaagctcctacgaccactacaacGACAACGGCAGCTTctgcgacaactggagcacctactacgacaactgcagcacctactacgaccactgcagcgcctactacgacaactgtagctcccacaacaactactcctgcagttcctacgacaactgcagctactacgacaactgcagcacctacgacaactggagcacctacgacaactggagcacctactacgacaactgcagcaccaactacgaccactgcagcgcctactacgacaactgtagctcccacaacaactacttctgcagttcctactacgacaactgtagctactacgacaactgcagcacctacgacaactggagcacctactacgacaactgcagcacctacgacaactggagcacctactacgacaactgcagcacctactacgacaactgcagcaccaactacgaccactgcagcgcctactacgacaactgtagctcccacaacaactacttctgca ACAACAACCACACCTACTACGACAGCTACAACTgaagctcctacgaccactacaacGACAACTGAAGCTTctgcgacaactggagcacctactacgacaactgcagcacctactacgaccactgcagcgcctactacgacaactgtagctcccacaacaactacttctgcagttcctacgacaactgcagctactacgacaactgcagcacctacgacaactggagcacctacgacaactggagcacctactacgacaactgcagcaccaactacgaccactgcagcgcctactacgacaactgtagctcccacaacaactacttctgcagttcccACGACAACtacagctactacgacaactgcagcacctacgacaactggagcacctactacgacaactgcagcacctacgacaactggagcacctactacaacaactgcaacacctactacgaccactgcagcgcctagtacgacaactgtagctcctaaaaCAGCTACAACTGCAGCAACTACTACAACTGAAGCTACGACAACAACCACACCTTCCACTACAGCTACAACTGACGCTCCGACAACAACCACACCTACTACGACAGCTACAACTgaagctcctacgaccactacaacgacaactgcagcttctgcgacaactggagcacctactacgaca actcctgcagCTACTACGataactgcagcacctacgacaactggagcacctactacaaccactgcagcgcctactatgacaactgtagctcccacaacaactacttctgcagttcctacgacaactgcagctactacgacaactgcagcacctacgacaactggagcacctacaacgacaactgcagcacctacgacaactggagcaactactacgacaactgcagcacctactacgaccactgcagcgcctagtacgacaactgtagctcctaaaaCAGCTACAACTGCAGCAACTACTACACCTGAAGCTACGACAACAACCACACCTTCCACTACAGCTACAACTGACGCTCCGACAACAACCACACCTACTACGACAGCTACAACTgaagctcctacgaccactacaacgacaactgcagcttctgcgacaactggagcacctactacgacaactgcagcacctactacgaccactgcagcgcctactacgacaactgtagctcccacaacaactacttctgcagttcctatgacaactgcagctactacgacaactgcagcacctacgacaactggagcacctactacgacaactacaGCACcaactacgaccactgcagcgcctactatgacaactgtagctcccacaacaactacttctgcagttcctacg
- the LOC124011957 gene encoding integumentary mucin C.1-like, which translates to TAAPTTTTAAPTTTSVSPTTTTPAVPSTTAATTTTAAPTTTTAAPTTTTVTPTTSTPAATTTTGAPTTTTAAPTTTTSATTTTGAPTTTTAAPTTTTAAPTTTTVAPTTTTSSVPTTTAATTTTGAPTTTTAAPTTTTAAPTSTTTTTTAAPTTTTAATTTTGAPTTTTAAPTTTTAAPTTTTVAPTTTTPAVPSTTAATTTTAAPTT; encoded by the exons actgcagcacctactacgaccactgcagcgcctactacgacatctgtatctcccacaacaactactcctgcagttccttcgacaactgcagctactacgacaactgcagcacctactacgaccactgcagcgcctactacgacaactgtaacTCCCACAACATCTACtcctgcagctactacgacaactggagcacctactacgacaactgcagcacctactacgacaacttcagctactacgacaactggagcacctactacgacaactgcagcacctactacgaccactgcagcgcctactacgacaactgtagctcccacaacaactacttcttcagttcctacgacaactgcagctactacgacaactggagcacctactacgacaactgcagcacctactacgactactgcagcgcctacttcgacaa ctactacgacaactgcagcacctactacgacaactgcagctactacgacaactggagcacctactacgacaactgcagcacctactacgaccactgcagcgcctactacgacaactgtagctcccacaacaactactcctgcagttccttcgacaactgcagctactacgacaactgcagcacctactacg